The DNA window GCAAATATGGACAGTTAAGCTTATTAATACCTAAAGATTGCAAATAAATGTGCATTAATTCACAGTACAACATTAcatacaatataatatattcAACCCTGCTACATCAGCAGTGAAGAGAAAGATTACAACAGGAGAGCTGACAACTTCATTTCCCTAAATTCACACAGTCCTCATTCTTTCCTGTACAATACACAtgcatttttctaaataaatggGTTATGAAAAATTCAATACATGTATGATTGTGGAAGACAAATTAAAacattggaaatattttaaaagctgaaaatccATCAATTATTCATTccataaataaacattttatccatttatttcttttgttcgGTTATTTTTGTAGATTATAACTCCTTCTTACTGAGCATTTGCAGATATTACAGCTAtagaaatatgtatttaatcCTATCTTTGTATTTTACAGATTGAAGAAACAATGTTCAAAATTGTGGTCTGCTAAAACTATGTATTTTTAATCTCTGTATTACATTAGCTTTTACTACagcataattatttttagatTTGAATCCCTCTTCACTAATTGTACCCAGTTGCACAATGCCACTCAAACtgaaaatttaacattttaactCATTTAACTTTTATAATTCATAGTACATTTTTCCTGAATGTGCCAAGATTCAGTAAATGTTCCTCTTTACAAAAGGAACTGTCTTCCTCAAACTGTCAAAATCCAGAAGGTAGCCCTGAAAGTTCTTTACCAATTCACataattgtaaaaatatttacatctgGTGTTCAATTATTTTTACACCTAAGGTAAGTTTTTAAGATAAATTAGTTCAATGGGCACCTTAGTTTAGTTTGTACTGTCAATATCTAGTGGGTAACACATAAACACAACACActgtattcataaaaacaaatgtcaGTTTTAAAAGAGACACAAGTTAGAATTGTTAGAAAACCCAATTGTTACGAAACTCTACTGCCAGAGGTACAGCTACAAAATAGTTAACTAAAAGGTCAATACTGaaatattcataaataaaaagcatttatttccagTTTTCATGGCAGTCATCACACATTCTGTATTTAGGACAGCAATCTAGAAATTTAAGCTTTATGATGTGAAAATGACATTTCTCAGCTTATGCAAATTAATTTCAACTTTGTTACCTTATTAACTTCCAtgatttcccttctctcttcgCTAGCAAACCGAAGCTGACTTGCAGCACCACGATCATCATGCTTGGAGCCATCTTCTTCAACATATGGAATAAGTTGCTGTGAAGACAAGAAACATCAgctttagttaaaaaaaaaaaaaaaaaaaaaaaaaaaaaaaaaaaaaaaaaaaccagaaaaaaaagggaaaaaaagaaaagataagaaaaaaactcaaatacCCAAATCCAAGAAATACATATGGTACTACCATTTTCTCCACAGGTTCTAACTACCCAAGAAAAAGTGAAGAGAAGCCTGCTTGCCACCTCAAACCTAAAGGCCTTGCAATGACCTCAGTTGGTTCTTCCAAAAGACACAATCTCAGACATTACCAAGCCTTGACCAAAGAAATTTTGTAACTGCAGGCAGATGCCAGTCCTTCCATTTTAAGATGTTTGTCATAGATAATCCTTGTAGCTGAATTCTGCAGATTGGGGTTTTAAAATTCACTATTCCACactaagaaataaaacaacaaacatAAAGTTCTCGTTATCATAAGTCATTTTAGTGATATCCTGAACATAAATATGACTGGCTTTACACAGCTACTTGGCTAATAGTCTAGTTATGATTTGCTGTTTTAAAGAGCCTCTGTTTGGCTGCTCTTAAGACCAGGCCCACAGTTACCTAAAATGAGTTTTTCTGTAAGTATTTCTCACCACGGTCTCCTCAGACACACAGAAGCACAGTTTGGTTTAGGCTGAAGAGTATCACAGTGCACTGTCTTTTTTGTAAAGCTTGGACAAAGCCAAAATTCCTTgacaaaaattttttaaatgaatactACTGTATGTTTTCTTCCTAAAAAAACAGATCAAAAAGAAACATACTAGATACAAAACAAAGACTTGTTTCTGTGTCAAAACACTCCCAAGCTACTAAAAATTTCTTAAAGGACAATACCTCCACAAAGTCCATAGTCTGACATTGTTTTTTCTGTCCTGTACTACGCAAAAGTACATCCATGTTCACAAACATATTACAGACAAATGGAAGACTGATAATGATAAAAGTGAGCAAGAAGACATTAGTTTAAAAGCCTGGGAGCAAGTTGCTCATCAAGTGCATATGAACTTCTTACTTAGGTTGGGGTGCAATATTACAAAGTGTTCAGTGCCTCCAGCCTCTGATGGAAAACTTACTTTGATTTATACCactaaaaatgtaatttccttCTATACAAAAATGTTTGCAGCCATTCTTATTAAGCTTAGCAGAATGGACAAAAGCTACCACACTAAACAATGCTGTGATAAAGTGGCAAATGTTCACCACTTACTACATTTGTAGGCCATAAAGAAGAAGTAGCAGGGCTGCTATATGCTCTTGGAAAAAACTCTCTGATGGAAAAATAAAGTAGCACTCAAAGAAGAACGTTTCTTTAAAGCCTCCCTATCTTTCAGAAAAGATGatagataaaaaaaaaactaaacaaaaaacaaacctacCAAGAAAAGCTGAACTATACCTAATAcacaaaaaaagcaggaaatttaATCTTTGTAGGCAGATCTCCTTCACAATTATCTCATGCCTTGCTATGTTGGTTAGCAAAAAGTTAACAATACTTATTACACGTCAGTACACATTACcaaaaattatgaaaacatttatatcaataaaaatagaataagCAATACTAGTAGGTATAGACGTCTCTTgactgtgcaaaaaaaaaatagttttgttgATATTCTGTAAAGACATGGTTAGAATATCAGCCACTAAATAATACAATTGAGACTATTATTGAACTACTGGAAGAAGAATTTAAGAAAATTGATCCAGGAGGAATGGTGTGTCACTGTCATTCACTCTAACCAATAAAAACATGAGGAGGCAGGCATCTACTAAGTTCAGAGAAGAAGAGACTGagaagattgaaaaaaaaacccaactatcAATAAAAAATTCTGCTGTGACTAAGTTATCAGTGAAACCTTGCATTTAAAATGCCTGAAGTGACTACTTATTTTCTCTATGGAGATTCTTTTCCATCCtgataatgggaaaaaaatgtgaaaagttatagaaaaaaacaaaccaaatgcCACATCATTCCATTGTTATAAGGGAAAATAAGACACATGAAAAGCTTTTAAAGAGGACACAAGTTCAACACACTGTGAaaacaggttttattttcttaaatggGAAAACTAACTTATTCCCCTGCTTGCTGTCAGGTttccaaatacatttttctgaaaCCCTTGTCAAAAGTCAGCAACTGTAAACTGAAACAGCAGTGTAGAATGGACTGTACAGAATGGACTTCATTTCTTTACTCCTATTCAGTTAAGAGACTCACACTTCAAATATAATGCTTGTATGATTAAAATTCAATGAACAATCAGAAGTCCATTAATAAAGTTGCCTCAGAATCCAGAGTCAGTAATTAAAGAATTTCAACGTTCTGGGTAATACAGAGCAGGAACAATTCAAATTGTAACAAAACCCAGGGTTATATTACTAGAAATTCAAAACAACTTATGAGGAAGATGACATTTAAGATTTTATGAATGACAGCAGTATTATTAAGAAAAACTTTGGCAAATCCTCCCCCCTGGAAGTTTTATGTTGTAACTTTTCTACCACCACTGCACATTTAAGTTTGGTTCACACTGCCCAGCAGGTTAGGAATGGCTGAGTGAGGGAACTATGGAGGCACAGATTATTGGCTAGATAAAGTAAATAATACTTATTTCTCAGGAGCCAGGCTGACAGGTGAGAGCTTGAAGCAGGCTTTTTACCACTTTTTTCCACTTGTAAAAAATTTGCCCTgatcctctttttttccctagggGAAACAAATTGGTGGAAGTACCAAAaagccagaggggaaaaaaagttaaaattttaaattaagtctGCTttcttagaatcacagaatcaattaggctggaaaagacctctgagaccAAGTCCAACTTATGACAGAACACCATGTCAACTAGATACTAAGTTGCACAATCTTTCAACAAGCTCTAATTAATAAACAGAATTCAGTCCACTGAATAATTCCAGTATCATTGAAACCTGTTACGAGTCTCCTGCAACTGAGGAAGATGGATGATTTGCTATCCAGAGTGGTTATTATGATTTAGAATTTATACATAAATAAAGATACTTACTTCTATGGGAACAGGATCGAGCCCAGCACAGTTTTCATTACATTTGTCATAGACTAATCTCAGTTTTCTGAAGAGTATTGATAGCTGGCGGAGATGTTCCTGCAGCTTTGCCAGTCTGTCTTGATATGTTGCAGTATGATAAGTAACACCATTTGGTAACTTAGAGaaccaaaacattaaaaagttaAAGTTTATGTCATATGAAATGAATAAAGATATCAGACAGGTTTTTGTATATTTTAGAATAAGATAATCACACTTTTCTTATAGCAAtcactgaattttttattttctttagtagcaaaattacatatttgatGTGCTCAATCACTGCTGTCAAACACCCTCATGTATTCTACACTTTTGGTCATCATCAATCCCTCTGACTTTTCAGTGAGTGTCTTCACAATGCTTAAATATGACATCATTGTGACTGGGGTTGAGATTTTTTGTCTCAACCCCAGGTCATTCAATTCAGTGACACAAGAGttatgaaaatacagaaagaatgGGAATGATTATTTATCTTGTACTCTTCACAgtgaaaacacaacagaaattTGTATGTTTTCTCAGTAAGTAGACCCAAATAAGGATTATGTTGTTTttactaacaaaaaaaaaaaaaaagttttaggTGAAAAATATTAGAGAAAAAGATCAATGAAAATTCCTCTAAATTTACTCCCCGTATGTTACCATAAGCAGAGAAACATAACTGACATATGAACAGACGCCATTGtacataaaagaaaacacagttacTAAGCATATTGAGAGGTTTTTTTATTGGGAGGGCAATGACaattcagcatttctgaatTTCACTTAATGTACAGGACTAAACAAATATATTAAGAGTAGCACTCACTTCTTGAACCAATtctctttttcagagcagtttgaCTGAGTTTTCTAAACATCCTAAGGTGTCTCCTGAGTCTATACATACTGTGTGTCAGTGATAAAAACATGGAAGCTGGGTGTATGAATAGTTGTTTCTCACCTGCATGTTCCTCAGTAGCTGGAATATTTCCATGGTTCGGAAGACGATGTCCTGCACGGTCTCCTGGCCGATGCGGCAGAGCGAAGCCGTGTTCACCTCGCGGGCAGCCTGAGCCTGGGTCCCGGAGAAGGCGCCCGGCGGCATCCCTGCCCCGGCCAGGGGGGGAGTCGACATCTCCCGCCTCGACCCGTCACACCAGGGCAAGCTGCACAAGAGGTGATGATGGAACGATCAAATGCTTGTTTGACTCTATCCCAGCAAACTTCTGTAGGGTGGCAATCCCACTCCTCCCCGTACGCGGTTTTGTCCAACAGCTGAGGCCGGCTCAGGGCAGACACGGCTCCCTGAGGCACCGCAGCTTTACCGGGCGCTGGAACTGGGGGTGCCCCTCACGCACCTCCCTCCCCACAGAGCGGTCAGTGCGCTGCCCCTGCCCCGACCCGTCCCAAGGGGAACACGACAGAGGTttttgctcagctccagcagacAGAACCGCAGCCCTGGGCTCCGGTACCCGCCCGACCACCCCTCCCTCCGCTGACCCACCGGCTCCCGAGGCGAAGCGGTGCCCCGGCCTCGCAGCGttccccggccccgctccgccctgcagctgctccggaCGCGCCGGTCCCGCCGCACTCGGGCCGTGCCCCGGATCTGCCGGCGGAAGCGCTTCCCGGCGCCCGGCGCCGTCACAGCcggcgggcggcagcggcagGCGGGGCTCGACCGGCTTGGGGCCGCCCCTGCACCGCTGCTCTCCGTCGAGTATCTCGCTCGGGAGCCGGAGCGTTTTCCTGGCTTGCCGAATCCAGTGCGGCTTTGCGGCAGGTCAGCCAGCATGCGGGCTCTTGAGATTGAAAAGTTTGGGCAGAATCCCCAGGCAGATTCACACATTCCCACCACCCCTCTGTCAGAtcatagaacagtttgggttggaagtgacttAAAGATCATTTAATTCCAATCCCCCTGCCGCGGGCAGGGGCGCCTTCCCCCAGTCcgggttgctcagagctccgTCCGCCCTGGCCTTGAACCTGACAGgagcggggcagccccggcttCTCGGGCACCCTGCTCGGAATACCACCACCCTCGCAGCTAAGGACTCCTTCCTTGGCCTTAAGGAAGTCCTTAGCTAAGGACTTCCTTCCTAGCACCTAAACCTACTGTTTTCCGGTCTGAAGCCATTCACCCTTTCTTGTCACTGCAGTTCAGGATGAAGAGTCCCTCTCCACCTTCCCTGCAGGCCCTTTCGCTTACTGGAAGGCTGCTATGAggtctcctctcctccaggctgaacagcccctactctcagcctgtctttgtaGGACAGATGCTCCAGTCCCAGTCACACTGATAAATAGCTGAATATCTGTTTTGTGGGATGAGTATGTATTGCCAGTATACACTTTAAAACCTGTGCTAATTTTATAGCTTTATGGGTACACTGCTATTCCTTCCTGCATAGATACATTATTGCTAATACAGAAAAGCCTCAACACTTGGCCTTCCTGTGTCACAGTATTTGCATGGATATAAACTAGCTCTGGGTGCTTGTACCACACGAGTACAATTGAGGCATTTTTGAAGCTCAGACAAGGCCTCCTATGTGAGGGAGAGGGGCACCCTCAAAAAGAAGTCAGACAGGTTCTGTGAGGCTTGACAGGAATGAGCTGTTTCTAGAGTAGCTAATGCTAACTGTCTGCCTAACAAAAACAATTCTTCATATGAAAAAATCAGTAATTACCAGAGTTTCACTGTCTTTTCTAATTGACATCATATCTAGGATTCTGTATTTGAGTGATTGTGGCAGTAAGTATCTAAATATGCAGAAGAGGACATTTATGTACCTGCAACTTCTAATGAATTCTTAGCACAGTAAAGGTAGTTGTGCTGTATTAAAACTGATCTTACAAATGATTTTTTGTGTGAAATGTTTTACATTTGTAATcctgtaaaaataaatcagaattttgATGCGTGGTacacagcaaagaaagaagaaagcagtCAATGAACATTCAGGAACAGAACCATATAAACTTGCTGTCAGAGGCATTTTGCttcataaaacattttttacttCAGAAACAGACTACTGAGGGGAAGGAGCACCCCCTTTCCTAAACTGAAGCTTTTTGCTGCCTGGCTAAGTTCTCCCTAGTACTCTGCCTTACTCAAGTTGCAATATAAATAACTATATTTTAGTGAAGATCTTAGCATAAAGGATACAAGTGTTTTCttaagcagagaggaaaaatggtTTATAGAAATAAGAGGAGGAtattttcagaaagcaaaagaaCATCCCATGGTGTCTAGCTAGACAATACTTGGGAAGAGCAGCCTCTGGAGAACTTCAAAGGGCTTGTTTGAAGCTTTGCTTCTCATTTCACTGTACACTAAGAAAATGAGGCAAGAACTGTTCAAGTGTTGAGCACAAAGGATATGGTTTTCATCTTCTGATTGCATGCCCAAGAGCTCTGCTCACAATGCTGAACCTGCTGCCTCAAATCCGATGGCAGAAGAGTAATGAGGGATTCTGACCACCTACTGttcagggctgctggcagaCTCCATACAGAGTGGTATCCTGCAGTATAGGGCTGCAATGTACAGTACAACTGAAATACAGAGCCAAGTCTGCACATGGACAGTGCTGGAGAATGTTCCTGGGAGGCCTAATATTCTTCATTGCCACTCTCTGGAACCATCTGAGTCTGGGATTTCATTCCCAGACAAAGGAATCTTCTTTTAGATAAGAATGTTTTTCTGGTCAAAAGAGATAAGGatgaatttgcttttaaaagcaatCTATTAAGCAACCACTCTCTGTGTTCAGTTTGGGCCAAGTGGTTTCATCTGGAAGGTGTCCAAATCAGAGATCATCTTTTATATCCATTTCAGTTTCTGTGGCATCAGTTCAAACCAGTGTCTTAGGACTCTGCTGCCTTTGTTGTTGGCTTGTAGGGAAGCTACCAGAAACCTAACAAAGAGCCCATGTCTGTGTGTAATACTCTAGTCCAATCAACTTTAACTCAAATTTGAAATTTGAAGGACTCTTTAAAGAGTAACTACTTCAGTGATTATAATTTTCACCATAATAATggcttttgaaatttttttttgtattttacgATATACCCTGAGAAACTCCAAAGATGGTTTTGCTGTGCTCTATAAGGAGAGTAAAAATCCTCAGAAGTGAGGGAAAAGGATAATTGTTGCTTTTgttcaaataattttctctaAATCGGTTGATAACACTTGCAAGGCAATGTGAAtcattctgtttaaaaataaacagaactgGTGAAATTCCTGGATTATCATCTGTTTTCCTCTAAGAAAGAAGAGTTTACTCCCTCACAAGTCTCCTCACACTATTCCTGAAGCAGCAGTGCTTTGTTACTGCTCTCAGGGTGACAGATGGGCTTAGGGGAAATGTGTTAACCACGGAAGGACTTTCATTCTCCACCCTGTCCCATTCAGCGTTTATGTGTTCATTCAAGGAGAAATAATGGGACTTTGTGGAACCTTTGCCAACAACAAACAGGCATGGCACAGTTTTACTGTTACCAAGCTGTGGTAGATAACAGTATAGCACATAACTTTTTTTAGTATGTGGCCAAGACTTAAGGTAGGTGCAGTTTAATTCAGCAGAGATTATGTTTATAGACCAGAGGAAACATTTAATGGCTGTGATTAGGTGAGGAGGACTGGGTGCTTGAGGAGTTTTTTTTGTGTGACAGGGGGGGTTTTGCAATGGTTTTTCCCACATCCAGGCAGGTATTTTCATGAACTA is part of the Ammospiza nelsoni isolate bAmmNel1 chromosome 1, bAmmNel1.pri, whole genome shotgun sequence genome and encodes:
- the MED30 gene encoding mediator of RNA polymerase II transcription subunit 30 isoform X1, with the translated sequence MSTPPLAGAGMPPGAFSGTQAQAAREVNTASLCRIGQETVQDIVFRTMEIFQLLRNMQLPNGVTYHTATYQDRLAKLQEHLRQLSILFRKLRLVYDKCNENCAGLDPVPIEQLIPYVEEDGSKHDDRGAASQLRFASEERREIMEVNKKLKQKNQQLKQIMDQLRNLIWDINAMLAMRN
- the MED30 gene encoding mediator of RNA polymerase II transcription subunit 30 isoform X2, whose translation is MSTPPLAGAGMPPGAFSGTQAQAAREVNTASLCRIGQETVQDIVFRTMEIFQLLRNMQQLIPYVEEDGSKHDDRGAASQLRFASEERREIMEVNKKLKQKNQQLKQIMDQLRNLIWDINAMLAMRN